A genomic stretch from Salvelinus namaycush isolate Seneca chromosome 25, SaNama_1.0, whole genome shotgun sequence includes:
- the LOC120019872 gene encoding uncharacterized protein LOC120019872 yields MAATLQISEFDSEDQITKEIAKQEETTSLKYIILRKDKRFGRKDAHPLEGKKISWEVKSHPFNGVPFQVVGTSTYECHQGKDRQVKAKEKHAAKMNKKALEDHALKRRKQNTKKVDCKALINIAHIIRFPGFKIEESTVRSKKEASKDLKAALSEKPSSVKAEVVYCVRFPSLSEHSSHALVGERSSKKNLKVLQKQCAGYLKEITDLTYHLQDEQYMTGLSSHLQSLLQEIKGLVPQDKDLTLTLSPRKRKAEEDMATLPTQGASQPFTDSVGQHADLQNTCEEPCLPN; encoded by the exons ATGGCAGCAACATTGCAAATAAGCGAGTTTGATAGTGAAGACCAAATAACTAAAGAAATAGCTAAACAAGAAGAGACAACGTCGTTGAAATACATAATCTTGCGCAAAGACAAACGTTTTGGGCGAAAGG ATGCACACCCTTTGGAAGGAAAGAAGATCAGCTGGGAGGTAAAAAGTCACCCATTCAATGGAGTTCCATTTCAGGTTGTGGGCACAAGCACATATGAATGCCATCAGGGGAAAGACCGACAAGTAAAAGCTAAAGAGAAACATGCTGCTAAAATGAACAAGAAGGCG CTTGAAGACCATGCCTTAAAGAGACGGAAACAAAATACAAAGAAGGTGGACTGCAAGGCTTTAATAAACATCGCCCACATTATCCGCTTTCCTGGTTTTAAG ATTGAGGAGAGTACTGTGCGCTCTAAAAAGGAGGCCTCCAAAGATCTGAAGGCAGCGCTAAGTGAAAAACCAAGCTCTGTGAAGGCAGAGGTTGTCTACTGCGTcaggttcccctctctctctgagcatAGCTCACACGCACTTGTTGGCgag AGGTCCTCTAAGAAGAACTTGAAGGTGTTGCAGAAGCAATGTGCAGGCTATCTAAAAGAAATAACAGACCTCACCTATCATCTTCAAGATGAACAGTACATGACTGGCCTGTCTTCACATCTGCAAAGCCTATTGCAGGAAATTAAAGGACTTGTCCCACAGGATAAAGATCTCACACTGACCCTTTCCCCAAGGAAGAGAAAGGCTGAGGAGGACATGGCCACCCTACCAACCCAGGGAGCGTCACAACCTTTCACCGACAGTGTAGGACAGCATGCAGATTTACAGAACACATGCGAAGAACCATGTTTGCCAAACTGA